Genomic window (Daucus carota subsp. sativus chromosome 5, DH1 v3.0, whole genome shotgun sequence):
ATGTTAATCAATAtgcaatcaatcaatcaaacaaaacCCCTAAATCCAAAACAAAAGTAAACCCATGATAGACAACATTAAAGAACACAACTTTTCAACAAAATCTCCAACACATCCACTTCAAGAACTCAATCATACcaacaaaatcatcaacaattcgAAACAAAAAGTCAAACCCAGACCCAAAATGAAGAAAATCTAACATGGGTACCTGAAATTTCAGCAAAAGATTAATACTTGTGTAGAAACAACTTCAAGAATCCACTGTTACAGCTACAGAatcaataaaaactaaaataaaaaagaagccCATTTGGTGCAGGGTATATATACATGTTTGTATGTGTATAAATCTTCGAAAGAAAAGTCTTGTTGGCGGAAAGTGGTGAGAAATTCCTAAATGGACTTATGTTAATGAGATGTTTTAATCATGGTTTAGCAGCAGTTAACTATGgaagatatatattataatatttcctCATTCAAACATGTACATATTTCCTGGTAAAATAAATGTACATATTTGGAATTATTCAACTATCTGAAAATTAAGTGTAAATTATCaccaatatttatttaatcaattaaataatttattattttctaataatATATGTGATTATTACGATCTTGTAAACAATAATTTATATGACGTGCATTTTAatattacaatttattatctaattaatattaaaaaattatatagaggAAGAAAGTGGCGCGTGAAAGTTGACGTTGAACTCGTCCTCCTGTTGCGAGTTATTAGCACACGAAAGGAGACCTTTTCTGCTGACCAGGATATTACTAGGAGGGTAGTTAAAGTCTCTTCCATTTTGTCTAAGgataacccttttttttttaagatgtttgatttattaaagaaattttgattaatttttaaaaagctattttatcaattgaatgaattttaattaaatttaactaaaagttttgaatttattaaatgaTTTTGATAGATCAATTTCTGATTTATAAATCATGATAATAACTCGTATTAAGTTGATGTTAATATTAGTTTTGAGTtatgtttttttgacaaaaaaatgattttattaagaTGAAAACTTAACAAGACAAATATTGAAACCTAGCCGGGATAAATCCCCAAACTGTCCActataatctgaaataaaaaacGAGCTGAATAAATAGTCATTTTGTTTTCACGTCGCTTAAAAcacaaaatattcatattttttaatataaaaggtATTACAATGATATCCCGAATAATTTAACCTATATTGGTTATGAAACTAGtagcatcacaattgaccttcctATAACTGATATTGGAGCATCAAATATACTcaaaatatgaacaattttttgttgagAAAGTTGAGCTCTTGCGATATCCATCATCGTCGCCAGTCTTATAAATCTcccaaaatatcatataaatcctttTCAGAATAATAACAAAAATCCTTTTCAGAATAATAACAAAAACATGTCCcaaaacacacaaatataatactccctccgttccgttttaattgtcacatttctatttttgttggtcaaattgactaattttttaccaaagattataagtcactctttcattattttaaaaaactgaaaattaaatcttaaagtagattaaaagttatttccggtgacatattttttttattttttcaattgataaaaaattaataaattttagtcaaattttggtcaaattgaccggcacaaaaccaaaggtGACAATTGAAAAGGGACGGGGGAGTAAAAAATAACGCACTGAAATTCCATGGACACAACTAACAGGAGATGAAAGAGCAAAGCGGGTTTAATTTATAAGGAAGATGAAAATCTGAAAAGCGGATAACAACACTAATTACGAGAGTCGACCCTCGAAATAAGAGTGGATCAAAAATTAGATTTGGATCTTGTTTAGGAATTAGCAGTTAACTTTTAGCgattcaattatatattttgactaattgattgaaatagatgttttaacCAGCGAATTATATTAGCAGTTTCTTATAAAACTGCTTGATAAAGAGCTGTTTAATTAGTTTCCTATGACACATATCAAAACCTCTAATTCAAATAACTCGTCAAAGTAGCTTTTTTGAGCTCAAAATCTCTTTTTCAATCCGTAACTATTAAACACTAATATGAACAGATTGAAATGAATAAACCTCTAAAACACCACAAATCTTTAATTTTAGCTCAAATCTCCTAATTCCAAACGTAGATAAGTTAATTACGCCTTTTTAATCTTGTGAATGCTAACCTGGCCTATGCTTCCAGAAGTTTATAATGGTCTACCTCTTTCACGTCACTcggttaaaatttgaaaatgggTTCCACATTTGGGCTTCACTCACGCGGGGCTAATTACGTAAGGACAGCAACTAGCTACGCACCGGGCTTTTTGAACGACTTTCGACGATAATATATTTtctagggctgtttaacgaaccgagctgttcgcgaacaagctcgagctcggctcgttaagagctcgttcggctcggctcgttaagttaacgagctcgagctcgaacacaaaaaactgttcgttaagtaaacgagctcgagccgagcttttagtatgttcggctcgagctcggctcgagctcgactcgagctcgctcggctcgagctcggctcgttaaagctcgaaaaaatgtaatatttttggggttttttttataatttatatatgttattgaattcagaattcaacatataatttatatatatatatatatatatatatatatatatatatatatatatattttagtgtttgtaaccaaaatttcggaaaataataattttatatggtttgctattttaacagtcaagtagaaggttaactagtaccgctaactagtgtttaatcctaatttagtgtttcaatattttaaaaaatattttttactaatccaaccgtatggatgttaacatatatacattttagtgatataaacaaagtttcaaaaaaattaaaattatttggttagctattttaagagtcaactagcggtttgtctttattttttttctggctcggctcgactcgactcgactcggctcggcttgtatttgttcgcgaacaagctcgtgttcggctcgttagttaacgagccgagcttgaacacaattttttgttcgataaaaaagctcggctcggctcgactcgtcagaaaaaaaattaaagctcggctcggttcggtcaaaactcggctcggctcggttcgtgaacagccctaatATTTTCCATTTACGGCGGCTAATATTTGATTTAGTTgtgttataaatttatttatgtcagaatataagagcatcttcaatgatATTGGTTATACGTTGGTAATCGTTAGCTAAATTGAAACTGCaaaacattatataaaatttgttgaactgaCATTGtattcaatggtattggctatattacttggctataatttaaaaataatatgttattaatatttagattgttaaagcatctccaatagcGTTGGGTATAATTGTTGCTAAATTGGACCAGTCGAActtgtgaccaagaggatacaagtcctctttttaaccagctgaaccaacccttgcgggcatgttataaatatttagattgttataaatagaatatatcagtttaatatgataataaataatttgtaactagcgggaaggaggaaaataaaCCGCGGGCAATGACGTGGAATTCAGtacagatctgtagtggttcgacgaatatagtcatccataggaggatgactataattatagataagggCTTGCTATGGTTGGGGTGCTGTTTTTTGTGGgcattggctataatttttaattttggtaaGCCAACTAgatttttagctaagggtttctcatggtcggagatgctcttataaatacaatatatcagtttaacatggtaataaatgatttgtaatcttcctacagattttttgCATGCctatagaggttcgacaaatttagtcattcatcgaaggttggctaaaattttaGACAAGTGACCAGTGTGGTTGGAGtgcgattttttaaaaaaattagcaatattttttattttttgaatgccAACTCAATCTGTAGCTAAGGAgttttcatggttggagatgctcgtGATTGTTAAAGAAGTTACACAAATTACACATATTTCGAGAATATTTAAGTATTAAGTTCGGCacgtaataaaaaaaaattagtgactacatttattatgattttactCAATACTTAGTTCACAGAAACCTCTTTATAAATAGAGGAGTTGTATTAAATAGCAAAATAACTATTCAATTGAACAATATGTTTTATCTGTCATTTTTTCTATATCTTTTACTCTTGTACATACATTATATATCAATCGATAGTTGAAGAGTTACAAACCGTTATTGCACAAGACTTTGTCAAACTTTGATAAATCAAAGACAGACTCCACAAACTGAACTGAGATAAGCCAAACAAGATACATAACAAATAGGTACAATCAAAACCAATTCTGAAAAATTGAGTAGGGTGTACTCAATTGGagttttaaagcattttttttccaTTCATGAAATCTAAGGGTATTCAACTCGGATTTTAATGAATATGACAGAATCTTGAGGTactcaattgagattttaaattatgatacaaAAGCTATAATATTTCTTGGTATCACATTTACGAGAaccttaaatataaaacttaatcattaatatttcaCTTGTTGGCTTGTCCTTTGtaataatcttaattttgatCATCAGTAACTTTTCTCTTTGCCATCTACTTATCATCAGAAACTTTTCTCTTTGCCATCTACTTAGTACGACCGGATTAATCTAAGGTTGTAAGATTTCAAATATGCTGCTAAACATAATTCTGAAATATAGTGTGATAATTaacaataatatcaaaattaagattattaCAAAGGACGAGCCAACAAGTGAAACATTAATGattaagttttatatttaaggtTCTCGTAAATCTGatactaaaaaatattatagctTTTATATATTGTTAGGAATCCGAGCCGAATAATTAATACATATGCATACACAAAATAATTCATTTAGTTTCTTGTTGAACTATACTCCATAATTTAAGTAAATTAGATCATCTGATTGACATAAACAATCTTTTTATAAACTGGTCATTGAAAGAGTTTTAGTGATATCAATGGAAGACTTTTGATAGTGGAGTAGAAATACACCGAGGCTATAAAGAAGAATTGTTATATGTGTTGGTGTTGATTCATTATTTAACCTAAGATatcttgaaatatatattatgtttgatATATTGATCGTTATTTTGATGAATACATATCCCCTAAATCAGTTGGAGAAAATGTTTTGTACAAATTATGTGATATCTTTGAATGCATCAATTTTAAATTCCATTGATCCACGTATTAATAATATGGATTGGAACTTCAAAGAAGTATTCATAAGGAAAAAATTGGTAATCAAATGCCGAATTCTTTTAGTGATTCTAGacatattataaaatcacaCATACATGTCGCTAATGCTCTAGCAAGAGTTGAAATCTTAATTTATAACAGCAAGGGTAAAAGGGTAATGGAGGGCGTATCAAGACAAAAGGTGCGATGACTAATTCCCTAACGAGGACGTTTGTGTATTTTAGTTGTTTGTACTTCTGAACTTGttattgtaataatattttgaattagtTATAAGTGTATATTCGACGCAAGATTTATGATGACAAGTTATATAATATGGGACAGGTATATTAAAGTGATGTGGTAGCCTAGATCCGAAAGTACGAATTTGGGAGAGTCACAATAAATTTGCTTATGATATCATCCAAAATAATCgcatcataaataaaaaaaaactgctTTAAAGTTCTCTatcatgaataatttttatggCGGAAGACACTATAGTCGCTTCATTTACATCAAGAATTtaagattaatatttttcaGTAAAAACCGGTTATAATGGACACAGGCACAATCACATTACACTATGGCACTTTGTGAGTAGTTTAAAGCTTTAGCATTACACATAACTCAAGTGCTCAACCATCCATCCTGAGACACCTCACTCCCTGTAAAGCACAACAAATGGATGATCTATGTGGTGCCACTAGTGTAGTTCAAGTCAACTGTTTTGTTTTGGAGTGTGACACTTTCTCCAATCAAATACATCATGATATTCAGATTATAACAATGAGTAGTTTTCACAATGAAATTACATGTAACATCACGGCAGTTAAAAATTTAGGACTTCATATATGCCCTGGCCCTGCTTTAGCTTctctttttttgacaaatatggcttatagccttacaagtgAGTATTTGTTCTAATAAATTCTCGGGTAAGCCAGGGTCGAACTCAGAACCTGGGACGACAGAAGATAAACTCTTAATCACTTGAGTTATCCAACGGTGCTCATGCCCTGCTTTAGCTTATTCACAAGCAAAGACGGAAAAAATGCAGACAGTAGGATTCGACGAAAAAATAAGAATGGCTGCAGTGACTCCAGCTACCGAGCTTGTATATTTTCCGGATAAAAATTTTACAGCTACTGAGGTTGAAAGAAGCTGAAAGAATAGTGTGTAATGTCGAATGCAGGTTGCAGAAAGATAAGTAAAGACTAAAGAATGAATGTATCTGtgaatttttgattgtttaATCACTTTGAGAGGAAATTGAGGAAGGAATCATGCCTGTGGTTGCTTACGATCCACCACGGATTGAATTCAAGTTCAGAAGTGTCAGTTTCTTCATTGGGAGCAGGCAAATTGAGATCAAGGAAGTTGCGGGTTTCCACAACTGGTTTGTGATCAATTACAGTGCTAGTACTGGTACTCTGATTGTTTTTTGCATCAGCGATCAAGTGTGATCTCTTGTGACCACCCAAAGCCTGCCCGGATGAGAAAACTCTGAAGCAAATTGAGCATTCGTGTGATACTCCAGTGGTTaccagcttctttctcccattaCTTGTGTCTGCTACGACTTTCTGTTCACTTGGGCCATTTTTGTCAGCATTTTGGTTTTGGGATAAACTTTTACCAGTCCCGGTGTTGTTTTCATTGCCATCGGTTTTTGAATCATAGCAGCTTCCGTTGTGTTTCTTGTGACTTGCTCTATGGCCTCCTAGAGCTTGGTACGAATGGAAGGCCTTATGGCAAGAGGCACACTCAAATTTGTTCATTTTCTCAATATTTTCGCTGTACATTTCTGAGTAGTTAGTTCCCATATCAGAATTGAACAATTCGCGACTTCTTCTCTTTCTTGAGTTGTGTTTCTTCTTGGAAGCCAAATCAGGTTTATGATTATATTCATTTTCCTTGAGCAAAATCTTTCCAGTTCCCGAAATAGAATCCTGAAAATCTGATATCTCAGCCTCTGGCGATGTCTCCAGTTCGCCATTTAGAACCTTCATTTCTGATATCTTCATCTGAGGTTCCAATTCAAACTCTGGCTTCCCTTTACTTGGCTTTTTAAAGTTGACAAGCTCACCGCAGAGACTTGCTGATTTCTTAGTTTCCAGCAGCTCAGAATTGTTACCAGAGGACTCCCCAACAGAATTCAAACCATTCCAATGACTGACATCATTCGACAGCATGATCAAACACATGGCAACCTCCTCCTGTTCTTGCTCAACCCCGGACAAAGATGATGAAGCATTTGCATTAAAAGATAACGAGGACGAAGCTGTTGTAGCAGCACTTGCTATGTTACAATTGTCACGACGTCTGATATTTCTCGTTGTCCTCTTTTTCCGACTTGGAGGGGTTTCATGGTCTGATTGATCACCATTAGTCTCTGAACCTTGTTCCTCCATTCGAGTTCGAATTAATTTATCAGAGTGGCACTTCATATGACCAAACAAGGCCTTCCAGGACGGAAATCCTTTACCACATTCTTTGCAAATCTTGTCACGGAGCAAACCAGCTTCACTTAAATCTTCAAATTTACATGTCTTCTTAGGATTCTCTCTGAGACCATAACCAGCTGCATCATTAATAACAGAATCGTTATCATAATCGATTAAAGACAGCTTCTTCTTATGAAGCAGCTTCTCTTGGTGATCACCTAGATCAGATGTATATATGACATGAGACCTCATGTGCCCTCCCAATGATCTGCCACAAGGGAAGCTCTTGTAGCACAATTTGCACATATGTTTCAGTTCTTCATCTGTATCCATTCAGCTTACTTGCAAAGCTGGACACTAAAAATCCGGATCACTGATATAAAAAGTCTGAACCAGAGTGTAAGAGCTGTCCTAGTGGAAACGAGGCCTTGCCTTGATCCAGAGGGTCAAGGGTTCGAACCTCACCAGCTCCCGGGTCTTCACCCGAGTTGAAGAGACAGTGGGATGATTTGAAGAAAGGGGATCACGCCTTTTGAAGAAAAGTCTGAACCAGAAGCTGAACAAGAAACCGAAAGTGAATACCCGGATCAAGAAACTGAATTAAAGCCGAAATCCAAGGATTTCTTGCACATTGAGCTGATCTGAGAACCCCCCATCATAATTCTGTTAATTCTTCAACAAGATCTCATGTCAAGAAAAGCAAAGACAGGGTAGCCACTGACAGAATATATGTAACTAGAGTAGCTTTTAGTAGCTGAAGATTGAAGTAAACATCAAAGTTTGAAGAGAAATGAACAAATGGAAGAAGCAGAAGAAGAGTTTCAAGAGTTGTTTACTCTGTCTGCTGTGATCCCTTTATTCTTTCATTCTCTAGCTGTCTATATGTAAAAAAGGGTGGTAAATGTGGAGGAGAAATCCATGCATGGAAGCAAAGATAGATGAGAAAAGGAAAAGGGAAGAGAGCAGCACGTGTACTCAACTGAGGATCCTACGCCAAACTCATCAGACGGCTGAGGATCTGTCCTACATTGAGCATCCCTATGATTGAGGAACCACAACCTACTCTAACTCACTATTCTTTCCTTTGTCTACTTCTTAAGGAAAGTCTCCACCCCTCACTCATCAAGCACAAGCTTCAACTCTATTCTTTGCTTCTTTCCCTCTTTATTCATTTCGGGTTATCAAAACAGTCGGGATTAATATAATAAGCTCTAGTCGGAGGTTATTcatgacttaaaaaaaattctgtcaATTGATTTTCGAAGTTCAGCCGGGAGTTGCTACAGCATATGTTGTATACGGAGATGTTTTAGTATTTGTTGACATTATGGATATGATTTGCGATGATATAAATGTAACTAGTGGGCTTTCTTTAGTTACATCTTACATGGCATGGACAGCAGCACAAGTAAAGAATAGTTTATAATGTGTTGATGACAGTTGGTAATATGAGTGGAGAAATGAgggtaattttgtaatttagcCTAGTAGTTGTGCAAATGATTGGTGGGGAATGATTTGAGACATGGTACTTCACTTGTATGTTGCTCCTACTCCAAGCCTGCAGTTGCAGCTCTACTCCAGGCTGTACCAACCGCCCCCAAACACATGTTACTCTCTATTTGTCTGCTTCAACCTCTTCGTTTaaaccaaatcaaaccaaacatactcagtgTAACCAAACATACTCGGTAACGATTCACTCACTGTAACCAAACATTTTAAGGATAAACTTGGAGCTGGAaaatattcagaaaaataaaatccgGTGTGTGACACCAAGGACGTAGAgggaataaaatatattcagaATTCAAGAAATTTATTCACAAGAATTGCAAGTGGAGGAGCTACATAGAAAACAATAAGGAGGTGGAAGGCACGATTATTATACTCAGCATATCACTGTTGTCATGTTTTATATCTTATAATTATATCCTGTGATTCTTTCCTGTGAAATTCAGTGGGATCAACTTTGCTTGATCATGATGCAAATTCGTCC
Coding sequences:
- the LOC108222134 gene encoding zinc finger protein ZAT4, which translates into the protein MDTDEELKHMCKLCYKSFPCGRSLGGHMRSHVIYTSDLGDHQEKLLHKKKLSLIDYDNDSVINDAAGYGLRENPKKTCKFEDLSEAGLLRDKICKECGKGFPSWKALFGHMKCHSDKLIRTRMEEQGSETNGDQSDHETPPSRKKRTTRNIRRRDNCNIASAATTASSSLSFNANASSSLSGVEQEQEEVAMCLIMLSNDVSHWNGLNSVGESSGNNSELLETKKSASLCGELVNFKKPSKGKPEFELEPQMKISEMKVLNGELETSPEAEISDFQDSISGTGKILLKENEYNHKPDLASKKKHNSRKRRSRELFNSDMGTNYSEMYSENIEKMNKFECASCHKAFHSYQALGGHRASHKKHNGSCYDSKTDGNENNTGTGKSLSQNQNADKNGPSEQKVVADTSNGRKKLVTTGVSHECSICFRVFSSGQALGGHKRSHLIADAKNNQSTSTSTVIDHKPVVETRNFLDLNLPAPNEETDTSELEFNPWWIVSNHRHDSFLNFLSK